A window of the Leptolyngbyaceae cyanobacterium genome harbors these coding sequences:
- a CDS encoding pentapeptide repeat-containing protein encodes MSAFREQDEKFFFGRQKFVDSLVEVVYRQPLVAVIGASGSGKSSVVFAGLIPKLREKGNWLIESFRPQNQPFFGLASALVRLLKPELDEIQQPGRAAELVADMKRELTLPQVVASILARYPSKQLLLIIDQFEELYNPRNDSEQQPFVDALLAAIQSAPNDLTVVLTLRADFLSYLLNYPTFGAALQQHKPQLLGAMNREEMQEAIECPAEVMGVKLEEGLTERILDAVKREPGNLPLLEFALEQLWRRQKNNRLTHDAYDDIKGVEKALAGYAQSVYEELTQKIDGKQIQQIFIQLVRVGEGTEDTRQLATRAEVGGDNWDLVTQLASKRLVVTGRNEATGEETVEVVHEALIREWGLLRQWIDENRKKLIQKREIEDAAKRWRDRGKAKDYLLGGKVLTEAKVFQKQEGGNLRLSDLGKEFINKSLRQRRTRTFRTASLLIIPLLIAFVSIIPFWREANEQKAWETIGNLGAGTREAVELLTEGCKERRELPGIPNSFAILLFGNCVNLSRTNLSNANLSDAILVGAYLWGANLSGANLILAKLMGANLVGANLIGADLSDATLWGADLGGAILSDAELIGAILSDADLSHANLNGANLSDADLRDADLRDANLRDANLCHVNFRNANLLNVNFSGADFSYCDGDGIRFYTDFRSAKNLTPEQVKSAKNWQQAIYDEEFRKKLGLK; translated from the coding sequence TTGTCGGCATTTCGGGAGCAGGATGAAAAGTTTTTCTTTGGGCGGCAGAAGTTTGTCGATAGTTTAGTTGAAGTTGTATATCGACAGCCGTTAGTCGCTGTCATTGGTGCTTCTGGTAGTGGCAAATCTTCGGTTGTATTTGCGGGACTGATTCCCAAGTTGAGAGAAAAGGGAAATTGGCTGATTGAGTCTTTTCGTCCTCAGAATCAACCTTTTTTTGGACTTGCTTCGGCTCTGGTGCGGTTGCTGAAGCCGGAATTAGACGAAATTCAGCAGCCTGGTAGAGCAGCGGAACTGGTAGCAGACATGAAACGGGAGTTGACGCTGCCGCAAGTGGTGGCAAGCATTTTGGCACGCTATCCCAGCAAACAGTTGCTGTTAATAATTGACCAGTTTGAAGAACTTTATAATCCGCGCAATGATTCGGAGCAACAGCCGTTTGTGGATGCGTTGCTAGCAGCTATTCAGTCAGCACCGAATGATTTGACGGTGGTGTTGACGCTACGGGCTGATTTTTTGAGTTACCTGCTGAATTACCCGACTTTTGGAGCAGCGTTACAGCAGCATAAGCCGCAGTTGCTCGGTGCGATGAACCGGGAAGAGATGCAGGAAGCAATTGAGTGTCCAGCAGAGGTAATGGGCGTAAAACTGGAGGAGGGGCTGACTGAGCGAATTTTGGATGCGGTGAAGCGGGAGCCGGGAAATCTTCCTTTGCTGGAGTTTGCTTTAGAGCAGTTGTGGAGGAGACAGAAAAACAATCGGCTCACCCATGATGCTTACGACGATATCAAAGGTGTGGAAAAGGCGCTGGCTGGGTACGCACAATCGGTGTATGAGGAACTGACTCAGAAGATTGACGGGAAACAGATACAGCAAATCTTTATCCAGTTGGTGCGTGTGGGGGAAGGGACGGAGGACACGCGACAACTGGCTACCCGTGCTGAGGTGGGAGGGGATAACTGGGATTTGGTGACGCAGTTAGCTAGTAAGCGTTTGGTGGTGACGGGACGCAATGAGGCGACTGGGGAAGAAACGGTTGAGGTTGTACATGAAGCTTTGATTCGGGAATGGGGTTTGTTGCGTCAGTGGATTGATGAGAATCGGAAAAAGTTGATTCAAAAACGGGAAATTGAAGATGCTGCTAAGAGGTGGCGAGATAGGGGGAAGGCGAAGGATTATTTGCTTGGGGGGAAAGTGTTGACTGAAGCGAAGGTGTTTCAGAAGCAGGAAGGTGGAAATCTGAGGTTATCGGATTTGGGGAAAGAGTTTATTAATAAAAGTTTGAGACAAAGACGAACCAGGACATTTAGAACAGCTAGTCTTTTAATAATCCCTTTGCTCATCGCATTTGTAAGTATTATTCCATTTTGGAGAGAGGCAAACGAACAGAAGGCTTGGGAAACAATTGGGAATCTTGGTGCTGGCACCCGTGAAGCAGTTGAGTTGCTAACTGAGGGATGTAAAGAAAGAAGAGAATTGCCTGGGATACCTAATTCCTTCGCAATCCTCCTTTTCGGTAACTGTGTGAACCTCAGCCGCACCAACCTCAGCAATGCCAATCTCAGCGATGCCATCCTCGTTGGTGCATACCTGTGGGGTGCCAATCTCAGCGGTGCTAACCTTATCCTTGCTAAGCTGATGGGTGCCAACCTAGTCGGTGCCAACCTCATCGGCGCTGACCTCAGTGATGCTACCCTCTGGGGTGCCGACCTCGGCGGTGCTATCCTCAGTGATGCCGAACTCATCGGTGCTATCCTCAGTGATGCCGATCTCAGTCATGCCAACCTCAACGGTGCTAACCTCAGTGATGCCGACCTCCGCGATGCCGACCTTCGCGATGCTAACCTCCGCGATGCTAACCTTTGCCATGTAAACTTCCGTAATGCTAACCTCCTAAATGTCAACTTCAGCGGTGCTGACTTCAGCTATTGTGACGGTGATGGTATTCGCTTCTATACCGACTTCAGAAGTGCTAAAAACCTAACTCCCGAACAAGTTAAATCTGCTAAGAATTGGCAGCAAGCGATATACGATGAAGAGTTTCGTAAAAAGCTAGGCTTGAAATAG
- a CDS encoding type II toxin-antitoxin system RelE/ParE family toxin, whose translation MNQKYKIVIQPAAQKAIEETYFWLSNNSSQKARTWLEGLYKAILSLENMPLRYSLALENSFFEEEIRQLVYGKGRNAYRILFTIVDDTVQIIFVRHAAQKPIIDESDEE comes from the coding sequence ATGAATCAAAAATATAAAATTGTCATCCAACCCGCAGCCCAAAAAGCAATAGAAGAAACCTATTTCTGGTTGAGTAATAATTCTTCTCAGAAGGCTAGAACCTGGTTAGAAGGTTTATATAAGGCTATTTTATCATTAGAAAATATGCCTCTTCGTTATTCATTAGCATTAGAAAATAGCTTTTTTGAAGAAGAAATTCGACAACTTGTTTATGGCAAAGGCCGAAATGCCTATCGGATTCTTTTTACTATTGTTGATGATACTGTACAGATTATTTTTGTGCGGCACGCTGCTCAAAAACCGATAATCGATGAATCAGACGAAGAATAA
- a CDS encoding type II toxin-antitoxin system Phd/YefM family antitoxin, with translation MINLSRDIHSLTDFKRNTTEFLQRIKQTKHPLVLTVNGKAELVVQDAESYQQLLEAAELVETLKGIKLGLEQMQEGKGKKAEDFFNELFDKLNSSP, from the coding sequence ATGATAAACCTTTCAAGAGATATTCATTCTCTTACCGACTTTAAACGGAATACGACTGAATTTTTGCAGCGTATTAAGCAAACAAAACATCCTTTGGTTCTCACTGTAAATGGAAAAGCTGAGTTAGTTGTTCAAGATGCAGAATCTTATCAGCAACTTTTAGAAGCTGCTGAATTAGTAGAAACTTTAAAGGGAATTAAATTAGGCTTGGAACAAATGCAAGAAGGAAAAGGTAAAAAAGCCGAAGATTTTTTTAATGAATTGTTTGATAAGTTAAACAGTTCACCATGA
- a CDS encoding cupin domain-containing protein, protein MNTNTETIKFVPPGEGKSFWVIEDLVTFKAVGEDTNGGYSLLEITVQPESSGPPQHWHREEVESLYILEGELLIESGEKSLTATAGSFVLVPKGIPHTYRNLTKSHARMLAIITPANAAKFFEKAGIPATDKSTPAPLPEPEKMGELIAIANQHNIEIHVPEMV, encoded by the coding sequence ATGAACACAAACACTGAAACTATCAAATTTGTTCCTCCAGGTGAAGGCAAATCTTTTTGGGTAATTGAGGATTTGGTTACTTTTAAGGCAGTGGGAGAAGACACTAACGGAGGATATTCTTTGTTGGAAATAACCGTTCAACCTGAAAGTAGTGGGCCACCCCAGCACTGGCATCGGGAAGAAGTTGAGTCGCTTTATATTTTAGAAGGAGAATTATTAATTGAAAGTGGTGAAAAAAGTTTGACTGCTACAGCAGGATCGTTTGTTTTGGTTCCTAAAGGTATTCCTCACACTTACCGGAATTTAACAAAGTCCCACGCCAGAATGTTAGCAATTATTACTCCAGCAAATGCGGCAAAATTTTTCGAGAAAGCTGGTATACCAGCAACCGATAAATCTACGCCAGCGCCGTTACCGGAACCTGAAAAGATGGGAGAATTAATTGCGATCGCTAATCAGCATAATATCGAGATTCATGTCCCAGAAATGGTATAA
- a CDS encoding sugar O-acetyltransferase: MEKTEKQKMLAGELYLASDEELAADRKRARRLTRVYNNTIEEETEKRVQIITELFGKVGANIDIEPPFHCDYGSNIYVGDKFYMNFGCIILDCNKVEIGNNVLCAPYVQIYTAYHPTSPEIRLSGRELAAPIKIGNNVWIGGGAIICPGVTIGDNTTIGAGSVVTKDIPGNAIAVGNPCRVIRYLEG, translated from the coding sequence ATGGAAAAAACCGAAAAACAAAAAATGCTGGCAGGCGAGTTATATCTCGCTTCCGATGAAGAATTAGCTGCCGATCGCAAACGCGCACGCCGTCTCACTAGAGTATACAATAATACCATTGAAGAAGAAACCGAAAAGCGCGTTCAAATTATTACTGAATTATTTGGAAAAGTGGGAGCGAATATAGATATTGAGCCGCCTTTTCACTGCGATTATGGTAGCAATATCTATGTTGGTGATAAATTTTACATGAATTTTGGCTGCATTATTCTTGATTGTAACAAAGTAGAAATTGGCAATAATGTTTTGTGTGCGCCTTACGTGCAAATTTACACAGCTTACCATCCCACTTCCCCAGAAATTCGTCTTTCCGGTCGAGAATTAGCGGCACCGATTAAAATTGGTAACAATGTGTGGATTGGTGGTGGCGCGATTATTTGTCCGGGAGTAACTATCGGTGATAATACGACTATAGGTGCTGGTAGCGTGGTAACAAAAGATATACCAGGAAATGCGATCGCAGTTGGCAACCCCTGTCGAGTTATTCGATATTTAGAAGGATGA
- a CDS encoding Na+/H+ antiporter: MFLATVSEAATIEANIKPFLLVLLVSLSVATLSQSISWFRQIPYTLLLVITGLGLAFIDVRLVHLSPQLILLIFLPPLLFEAAWNMQWSYLKRDLVPISLYAILGVVISVAGTAFALWKLAGISLATALLVGASISATDPVSVIALFRELGVDKRLSTLMEGESLFNDGIAVVAFSFLLSFSFGNTEFSIPDLTAEFVKFVGIGIGVGVFIGFAISYITQRFDLPFVEQSITLIAAYGAYIIAEDLGGSGVIAVVITGLILGNFGARIGMNPRTRLVVTEFWEFIAFFLNSIVFLLIGDQISFSGLGKNMGAIAIAIAAVIITRAISVYGLGALSNGVAKSEITLPDQTVLWWGGLRGSVSIALALSIPIVLPDRESTIAIVFGVVLFTLLVQGLTTKPLLEKLGLLKNQTERQEYLEAITRRVSLNRILNHLSQAVIRPQIEPAYYQELTTRLQEEINKVQEKIDQLYKEHPQLQEFTINQVHQDIAAIENDTYAEFVRKGWLKEVPSSILSNVLKESSVLEH, from the coding sequence ATGTTCTTAGCAACTGTCAGTGAGGCTGCTACAATTGAAGCAAACATCAAACCATTCCTGTTAGTGCTTTTAGTTTCCTTGAGCGTAGCGACACTCTCCCAAAGCATTAGCTGGTTTCGCCAAATACCCTACACACTACTATTGGTGATTACCGGGTTAGGTTTAGCTTTTATTGACGTGCGTTTGGTTCATCTATCTCCCCAATTAATCCTGTTAATTTTTTTACCGCCACTGCTGTTTGAAGCTGCTTGGAATATGCAGTGGTCTTACTTAAAGCGAGACTTAGTACCGATTAGCCTTTACGCTATCTTGGGGGTAGTGATTTCTGTTGCAGGTACGGCTTTTGCACTGTGGAAACTAGCAGGTATTTCCTTAGCAACTGCCTTATTAGTAGGTGCTAGTATCTCTGCTACAGATCCAGTTTCAGTAATTGCTTTGTTTCGAGAATTAGGCGTAGATAAACGCCTGTCTACCTTGATGGAAGGGGAAAGTTTATTTAATGATGGAATTGCTGTCGTAGCGTTTAGTTTTCTACTTAGTTTCTCCTTTGGTAATACGGAATTTTCGATCCCAGATCTTACGGCTGAATTCGTAAAATTTGTCGGAATTGGCATTGGAGTAGGCGTTTTTATTGGTTTTGCGATCTCCTATATTACCCAACGTTTCGATTTACCTTTTGTCGAGCAATCAATCACTTTAATTGCCGCTTATGGTGCTTATATAATTGCCGAAGATTTGGGTGGTTCTGGAGTAATTGCGGTTGTCATTACTGGCTTAATTTTAGGCAATTTTGGCGCTCGTATTGGCATGAATCCGCGCACGCGGCTTGTAGTTACTGAATTTTGGGAATTTATCGCTTTTTTCCTAAATTCGATCGTGTTTTTGTTGATTGGCGATCAAATCAGTTTTAGCGGTTTGGGGAAAAATATGGGGGCAATTGCGATCGCAATTGCCGCAGTAATCATCACGCGAGCAATCTCAGTTTACGGATTAGGCGCATTGTCCAATGGGGTAGCTAAATCAGAAATTACTCTTCCAGATCAAACCGTACTGTGGTGGGGAGGTTTAAGAGGTTCTGTATCAATTGCTTTAGCATTAAGTATACCAATTGTTTTACCCGATCGAGAATCTACGATTGCGATCGTATTTGGAGTAGTGTTGTTTACCCTGTTAGTGCAAGGTTTAACCACTAAACCTTTACTTGAAAAATTGGGATTGCTAAAAAATCAAACCGAACGCCAGGAATATTTAGAAGCAATCACTCGTCGCGTTTCCCTTAATCGAATTCTCAATCACCTATCCCAAGCAGTTATTCGTCCTCAAATTGAACCTGCATATTATCAGGAACTCACCACGCGGCTGCAAGAAGAAATCAACAAAGTTCAGGAAAAAATCGATCAACTATATAAAGAGCATCCGCAGCTACAAGAGTTTACCATTAATCAAGTTCACCAAGATATTGCAGCGATTGAAAATGATACCTATGCTGAGTTTGTGCGGAAGGGTTGGTTAAAGGAAGTACCCTCATCTATATTGTCAAATGTGTTGAAAGAAAGCAGCGTATTAGAACATTAA
- a CDS encoding MBOAT family protein: MNFVSILYAIFILISLVIYWMIKNEKWRLWVILVASLVFYTTLQYQFIPLLVVLTLINFRLGLALGERSVPRLGSSDWQLSNQEWQTLQIQWDKRRQNILWLGIGLNVLLLLGFKYIPFFLNSIAAVLDLPVLQQQANWLGLHLIAPLGISFFSFECIAYLIDVYRGAPPTREFLNFAAYKFFFPKLISGPITRYHHLENEWKNLKFPNTNRIVEGLWLIACGAVKKAILADNLGIFVKLCFDNLQRTGSGDLWLATFAYALQLYLDFSGYVDMAIGSAILLGLNLPQNFDFPYFSTSIADFWRRWHMTLGDWLRNYLYFPLGGSRKGLLRTCFNLLIVMLIAGIWHGAAWGFIVWGALHGLALVVHRITDAISHRFSELKNWWQSVPGILLAWLITQLMVFTSWIFFRLPNLKDATWVVQHLWGHQADAQFAQKVYVETLGLERFQLGILLGAIFAGMGIIFAVHRGLKLQLSWPVKIMLVPVSLYAVWLFAPKEALPYIYFDF; the protein is encoded by the coding sequence ATGAATTTTGTTTCCATTCTTTATGCCATATTTATATTAATTAGCCTGGTCATCTACTGGATGATTAAAAATGAAAAATGGCGGTTATGGGTAATTTTGGTGGCGAGCTTAGTCTTTTATACTACTCTCCAATATCAATTCATTCCATTACTGGTTGTTCTCACTTTAATTAATTTTCGGCTCGGACTGGCGCTGGGAGAACGCTCGGTACCTAGATTGGGTTCTTCTGATTGGCAACTATCTAACCAGGAATGGCAAACTCTTCAAATTCAGTGGGATAAACGACGCCAGAATATTTTATGGTTGGGAATCGGCCTGAATGTTTTGTTACTATTAGGGTTTAAATACATACCATTTTTCTTAAACTCAATTGCTGCTGTACTGGATTTGCCAGTTCTGCAACAACAAGCAAACTGGTTGGGGCTTCATTTAATTGCACCGTTGGGGATTTCATTTTTTTCCTTTGAATGTATAGCTTATCTAATAGATGTTTATCGAGGAGCGCCCCCCACTCGCGAATTTTTGAATTTCGCTGCGTACAAATTCTTCTTTCCAAAATTAATTTCAGGGCCGATTACTAGATACCATCACTTAGAAAATGAATGGAAAAATCTCAAATTTCCCAATACGAATAGAATTGTAGAAGGACTGTGGTTAATTGCTTGCGGCGCAGTTAAAAAAGCGATTTTAGCTGATAATTTAGGAATTTTCGTTAAACTTTGTTTTGACAATTTGCAGCGTACCGGAAGCGGTGATTTGTGGTTGGCAACATTTGCCTACGCACTGCAACTTTATCTAGATTTCAGCGGATATGTGGATATGGCGATCGGTAGCGCGATCCTGTTGGGATTGAATCTCCCTCAAAATTTTGATTTCCCTTATTTCAGCACCAGTATTGCTGATTTTTGGCGACGCTGGCACATGACTTTAGGCGATTGGCTGCGTAATTATTTATATTTCCCCTTGGGTGGTTCTCGCAAAGGTTTGCTACGTACCTGCTTCAATTTGTTAATAGTAATGTTGATTGCGGGAATTTGGCACGGTGCAGCTTGGGGATTCATTGTTTGGGGTGCTTTGCATGGCTTAGCGTTAGTAGTTCACCGAATCACGGATGCCATATCTCATCGTTTTTCTGAGCTAAAAAATTGGTGGCAAAGCGTACCTGGTATCTTGTTAGCTTGGTTAATAACTCAATTGATGGTATTTACCTCTTGGATCTTTTTCCGATTACCAAATTTGAAAGATGCTACTTGGGTAGTTCAGCATCTTTGGGGACATCAAGCAGATGCTCAGTTTGCACAAAAAGTATATGTAGAAACACTTGGTTTAGAACGCTTTCAATTAGGTATATTGCTAGGAGCTATATTTGCGGGAATGGGGATAATTTTTGCCGTGCATCGAGGTTTGAAGTTACAGTTAAGCTGGCCTGTGAAAATTATGCTGGTGCCAGTTAGCCTTTATGCAGTTTGGTTATTTGCTCCTAAGGAAGCCTTACCATACATTTATTTCGATTTCTAG
- the ppc gene encoding phosphoenolpyruvate carboxylase produces MSSLLHSNDQAINLASPSDLFLRHRLKVVEDLWESVLLSECGQELVDLLKQLRSLCSPEGQATDEGKAEVSKLIENLDINAAIRAARGFALYFQLINIVEQHYEQRVQQISLRITPAPERADPALRAFAKLDEESQGGEPGADLLEKHWQETNLQKREKSTFQWLFVKLRQLNMPPQAIQRLLDNLDIRLVFTAHPTEIVRHTIRDKQRRIASILQQLDEVEESSRACYLSLGNNNSQPANIAEVADESWEGSALKEELTEEIRLWWRTDELHQFKPSVLDEVDYTLHYFQEVLFDAIPQLYHRLERSLNKTFSNLRPPSNNFCKFGSWVGSDRDGNPSVTPAITWQTACYQRHLVLEKYVKSVEKLINRLSLSLHWSDVLPELLESLEQNRLQMPEVYEQLSIRYRQEPYRLKLAYVKKRLENTRDRNWRLYNSEDVHREKLKQSHPGTYYQSSSEFLAQLRLIQRNLKETGLTCGDLDNLICQVEIYGFNLAHLDIRQESSRHSDTINEIAEYLQILPRPYQDLSERERIEWLVSELQTRRPLIAPELPFSPQTCETIETFRTVRLLQQEFGLEVCQTYIISMSHEVSHLLEVLLLAKEAGLYDPSTGEGTLQVVPLFETVEDLKKAPFIMQTLFELPCYRTMLAGGKLSMAKQASGGMAEPNNKQPANLQEVMLGYSDSNKDSGFLSSNWEIHKAQKALQTIADKYGVALRIFHGRGGSVGRGGGPSYEAILAQPGRSINGRIKITEQGEVLASKYSWPELALYNLETVATAVIQSSLLRTGFDDIQPWNEIMEELAAKSRTHYRALIYEEPDFIDFFHSVTPIDEISQLQISSRPARRRSGKKDLSTLRAIPWVFSWTQSRFLLPAWYGVGTALQEFLNEDPQQNLKLLRYFYYKWPFFKMVISKVEMTLSKSDLQIARHYVRELSTPEDLPRFERVFERIAQEYYLTRDLVLTITDHKRLLDGDPELQRSVQLRNGNIVPLGFLQVSLLKRLRQSKTQAASGVIDSRHSRGELLRGALLTINGIAAGMRNTG; encoded by the coding sequence ATGAGTTCTTTACTCCACTCTAACGATCAAGCAATCAATCTTGCTTCCCCATCCGATCTATTTTTGCGCCATCGCCTCAAAGTGGTGGAAGACTTGTGGGAGTCTGTTCTCCTCTCGGAGTGCGGTCAGGAATTGGTAGATTTACTGAAGCAGTTGCGATCGCTTTGTTCCCCAGAAGGGCAGGCAACCGATGAGGGAAAAGCAGAAGTCTCTAAACTAATCGAAAACCTCGATATCAATGCTGCCATCCGAGCAGCTAGAGGCTTCGCTCTTTACTTTCAGCTGATTAATATTGTCGAGCAACACTACGAACAACGAGTCCAACAAATCTCCCTGCGAATTACACCGGCACCGGAACGTGCCGATCCAGCACTGCGAGCATTTGCCAAACTAGATGAAGAATCCCAAGGTGGAGAGCCCGGAGCAGATTTACTAGAAAAACACTGGCAAGAAACTAACCTACAAAAACGAGAAAAAAGCACTTTTCAATGGTTATTCGTCAAATTGCGACAATTGAATATGCCGCCCCAAGCAATTCAAAGATTGCTCGATAATCTAGATATCCGCTTAGTATTCACCGCTCACCCCACCGAAATTGTTCGCCACACCATTCGAGATAAACAGCGAAGAATTGCCAGTATATTGCAACAATTAGACGAAGTAGAAGAAAGTTCTCGTGCTTGTTATCTTAGTTTAGGAAATAACAATTCACAACCAGCCAACATCGCCGAAGTTGCCGACGAATCGTGGGAAGGTTCCGCACTCAAAGAAGAATTAACCGAAGAAATTCGCTTGTGGTGGCGAACTGACGAACTCCATCAATTCAAACCTTCCGTATTAGATGAAGTAGACTATACCCTGCACTACTTCCAAGAAGTTTTGTTTGATGCCATCCCTCAACTTTATCATCGTTTAGAGCGGAGTTTAAATAAAACTTTTAGTAATTTGCGTCCGCCCAGCAACAATTTTTGTAAGTTTGGTTCTTGGGTAGGATCGGATCGAGACGGTAACCCATCGGTGACCCCTGCAATTACTTGGCAAACCGCCTGTTATCAGCGCCATTTAGTATTAGAAAAGTACGTCAAATCAGTAGAAAAGCTGATCAACCGCTTAAGTTTATCTTTGCACTGGAGCGATGTACTGCCAGAACTGCTAGAATCTCTGGAACAAAATAGATTGCAAATGCCAGAGGTGTACGAACAGCTATCCATTCGCTACCGCCAAGAACCTTATCGTTTAAAGCTGGCATACGTGAAGAAGCGATTGGAAAACACGCGCGATCGCAATTGGCGGCTTTACAATAGCGAAGACGTACACCGGGAAAAACTCAAACAAAGTCACCCGGGTACTTACTATCAATCATCGTCCGAATTTTTAGCACAATTGCGATTAATTCAACGCAATTTAAAAGAAACGGGATTAACTTGCGGCGACTTAGATAACTTGATTTGTCAAGTAGAAATCTATGGCTTTAATCTCGCCCATTTAGATATTCGACAAGAAAGTTCTCGCCACTCTGACACCATTAATGAAATTGCCGAATATTTGCAAATTCTCCCCCGTCCCTACCAAGATTTATCAGAACGAGAAAGAATTGAATGGCTGGTATCGGAACTGCAAACCAGACGACCTTTAATCGCTCCCGAACTGCCTTTTAGCCCTCAAACTTGCGAAACAATCGAAACATTTCGCACCGTTCGACTACTTCAGCAAGAATTTGGCTTGGAAGTTTGCCAAACTTACATTATCAGCATGAGCCATGAAGTAAGCCACTTGCTAGAAGTTTTACTCTTAGCAAAAGAAGCTGGTCTTTACGACCCTTCCACCGGAGAAGGTACTTTGCAAGTAGTTCCCTTATTTGAAACCGTGGAAGACTTGAAAAAAGCACCTTTTATCATGCAAACTTTGTTTGAATTGCCATGCTATCGGACAATGCTGGCTGGTGGCAAATTGTCAATGGCAAAACAAGCTTCTGGAGGAATGGCAGAACCAAATAACAAACAACCTGCTAACCTGCAAGAAGTCATGTTGGGTTATTCCGACAGTAACAAAGATTCCGGTTTCTTAAGTAGTAATTGGGAAATTCATAAGGCACAAAAAGCACTCCAAACAATAGCTGATAAATATGGAGTAGCCCTTCGCATTTTCCACGGACGGGGTGGTTCCGTGGGTCGTGGTGGTGGCCCTTCCTATGAAGCTATTTTGGCTCAACCCGGTCGCAGCATCAACGGGCGAATCAAAATTACCGAACAGGGCGAAGTTTTAGCTTCTAAATATTCTTGGCCGGAATTAGCTTTATATAATTTGGAAACCGTCGCTACTGCGGTCATTCAATCTAGTTTATTGCGAACGGGGTTTGATGATATCCAACCCTGGAATGAAATAATGGAAGAATTAGCGGCAAAATCTCGCACCCATTATCGCGCTTTAATTTACGAAGAACCTGATTTTATCGATTTTTTCCATAGCGTCACACCAATTGATGAAATCAGCCAATTACAAATTAGTTCTCGTCCAGCCCGTCGTCGCAGCGGTAAAAAAGATTTAAGTACGTTGCGTGCGATTCCTTGGGTATTTAGTTGGACGCAAAGCCGCTTTTTACTACCAGCTTGGTATGGGGTTGGTACGGCTCTTCAAGAATTTTTAAATGAAGACCCCCAACAAAACTTGAAGCTGTTACGTTATTTCTATTACAAATGGCCTTTCTTCAAAATGGTCATTTCCAAAGTGGAAATGACCTTATCCAAGTCCGATTTACAAATTGCCCGTCATTACGTGCGTGAATTATCTACACCGGAAGATTTGCCACGCTTTGAACGGGTATTTGAACGGATTGCCCAAGAATATTATCTGACTCGCGATTTAGTTTTAACTATTACCGATCACAAACGTTTGTTGGATGGTGACCCAGAGTTGCAGCGTTCCGTGCAGTTACGTAACGGTAACATCGTACCGTTGGGATTTTTGCAAGTTTCGCTGTTGAAACGCCTGCGCCAAAGCAAAACGCAAGCTGCATCGGGAGTAATTGACTCTCGTCACAGTCGCGGCGAATTATTGCGGGGGGCATTATTAACGATCAACGGTATTGCTGCTGGAATGCGGAATACTGGTTGA